From a region of the Paenibacillus sp. R14(2021) genome:
- the hisS gene encoding histidine--tRNA ligase: MAFQKPPGTQDFLPGAVEKWQYVERVAREICRRFNFREIRTPIFEMTELYKRGVGETTDIVEKEMYTFTDRGDRSLTLRPEGTAGAVRAYVENKLYGEPDLTKLYYIGPMFRYERQQAGRYRQFHQFGIEALGAVDPALDAEVIALGYTFYSEVGLTNVRVEINSVGTPAVRALFRDRLLGFLEPKRELLCKDCQSRMTRNPLRVLDCKVDQHHFEDAPSILESLDEECRTHFEALQAHLTGMNIPYTINPRLVRGLDYYTHTAFEYKAEGIGAIDTIGGGGRYNGLVADIGGPDQPGVGLGLGLERTVMLLESQGVQLDNLHQVDVYMVGLGEAADREVTRLLHGLRLRGIAAERDYQGRKMKAQMKSADRLQVKFTAILGDDELLRGEIALKNMATGEQRFVALDGLADAILNN, encoded by the coding sequence ATGGCTTTTCAAAAGCCTCCGGGCACGCAGGATTTTTTGCCTGGCGCCGTGGAGAAATGGCAGTATGTTGAGCGGGTTGCGCGCGAGATTTGCCGGCGGTTTAATTTTCGCGAGATTCGCACGCCGATCTTTGAAATGACGGAGCTGTACAAACGGGGCGTCGGCGAGACGACGGATATCGTCGAGAAAGAGATGTATACGTTCACGGATCGCGGCGACCGCAGCTTGACGCTCCGTCCGGAAGGCACCGCGGGGGCTGTCCGCGCTTATGTCGAGAACAAGCTTTATGGCGAGCCGGATCTCACGAAGCTGTATTACATCGGACCGATGTTCCGCTACGAGCGCCAGCAGGCCGGCCGGTATCGGCAATTCCATCAGTTTGGCATCGAGGCGCTGGGCGCGGTTGATCCGGCGCTGGATGCCGAAGTTATCGCGCTTGGCTACACCTTTTATTCGGAAGTTGGCCTGACCAACGTGCGCGTCGAGATCAATTCTGTCGGTACGCCGGCGGTACGTGCCCTGTTCCGGGACCGCCTGCTGGGATTCTTGGAGCCGAAGCGGGAACTTCTGTGCAAGGACTGCCAATCGCGAATGACGCGAAATCCGCTTCGTGTGCTGGACTGTAAAGTGGATCAGCACCACTTTGAAGACGCGCCTTCAATTTTGGAAAGTCTTGACGAAGAGTGCCGGACGCATTTTGAAGCGCTGCAGGCGCACCTCACGGGGATGAATATTCCGTACACGATCAACCCGCGACTTGTGCGCGGTTTGGACTATTACACGCACACGGCGTTCGAGTACAAAGCCGAGGGCATTGGTGCGATTGACACGATCGGCGGCGGCGGCCGTTACAACGGCTTGGTTGCTGACATCGGCGGTCCGGATCAGCCGGGGGTAGGTCTCGGTCTAGGCCTTGAGCGTACCGTCATGCTGCTGGAAAGCCAAGGCGTACAGCTGGATAATCTGCATCAAGTCGATGTGTACATGGTAGGCTTGGGCGAAGCGGCTGACCGTGAAGTCACGCGCCTTCTCCATGGTCTGCGCCTGCGCGGCATCGCAGCGGAGCGTGATTACCAGGGCCGCAAGATGAAAGCGCAAATGAAATCAGCCGACCGCTTGCAGGTTAAATTCACCGCAATTCTAGGTGACGACGAGCTGCTGCGCGGTGAAATCGCCTTGAAAAACATGGCGACGGGCGAACAGCGTTTTGTGGCGCTGGACGGTTTGGCAGACGCGATTTTGAATAACTAA